A portion of the Hoylesella buccalis ATCC 35310 genome contains these proteins:
- a CDS encoding AAA family ATPase → MEHKKKIIINIGRQVGSGGRIIAKLLADEFGCQFYDKEILNLAAKESGFSEKFFEQNDEHKGFFQTLFHTHAPLLSDNNFYDNKFSQESLFQFQSEAIMKAADEGSCVFVGRAADYVLRTYPNVVNIFITADMKDRIQLVCERQKCDEEAARKLIINKESDRSSYYNYYTGKKWGHSSSYDLCVNSSIMGLEKTADIIGCFIRRRFELDNTEKGRKP, encoded by the coding sequence ATGGAACACAAAAAGAAGATAATCATTAACATTGGCCGACAAGTGGGCAGTGGTGGACGCATTATCGCCAAACTGCTTGCCGATGAGTTTGGATGTCAGTTTTATGACAAAGAGATACTCAATTTAGCTGCTAAGGAAAGTGGGTTCAGCGAGAAGTTTTTTGAGCAGAATGATGAGCACAAAGGGTTTTTCCAAACCCTCTTTCACACGCATGCACCCTTATTAAGTGATAATAACTTCTACGACAATAAGTTCTCACAAGAGAGTCTTTTTCAGTTCCAAAGCGAAGCCATCATGAAGGCTGCCGATGAAGGTAGTTGTGTTTTTGTGGGACGAGCCGCCGACTATGTGCTGCGAACTTATCCAAACGTGGTGAACATCTTCATCACTGCTGACATGAAAGACCGCATCCAACTGGTTTGTGAACGGCAGAAATGTGACGAAGAGGCTGCCAGAAAACTGATTATCAACAAGGAGAGCGACAGGTCTTCGTACTACAATTATTACACGGGAAAGAAGTGGGGACATAGCAGTAGCTACGACCTTTGTGTGAACTCGAGCATCATGGGTCTGGAGAAAACAGCAGATATCATAGGCTGTTTCATTCGTCGGCGCTTTGAACTCGATAACACAGAAAAAGGAAGGAAGCCATGA
- a CDS encoding metallophosphoesterase family protein, which yields MKRIGIISDTHAYWDDKYEKYFAECDEIWHAGDIGSLEVAQKLAAIKPLRAVCGNCDGGDLRRMYRDKLRFKCEDVDVLLTHIGGYPGNYAPQIRSLLFASPPQLFVCGHSHILKVQYDKTLNLLHINPGAAGLQGWHRERTLIRLTIEGNKFTDCEVITLSDKNHHP from the coding sequence ATGAAACGAATTGGTATCATCAGTGACACGCACGCCTATTGGGACGACAAGTACGAGAAATACTTTGCCGAATGTGATGAGATATGGCATGCTGGCGACATTGGCTCATTGGAAGTGGCACAAAAATTGGCTGCCATCAAGCCGTTAAGGGCTGTTTGTGGTAACTGTGACGGTGGTGACTTGCGACGAATGTACCGTGACAAACTGCGTTTCAAGTGCGAAGATGTGGATGTATTGCTGACGCACATCGGCGGCTATCCTGGCAATTACGCCCCACAAATACGCAGCTTGCTGTTTGCTTCGCCACCTCAATTATTCGTTTGTGGACACTCGCATATCCTGAAAGTGCAATACGACAAAACACTCAACTTGCTGCACATCAATCCCGGTGCGGCAGGCTTACAAGGCTGGCATCGTGAAAGAACGCTGATAAGATTGACCATAGAAGGCAATAAATTCACCGATTGTGAAGTTATTACATTAAGTGATAAGAACCATCATCCATAA
- a CDS encoding ChaN family lipoprotein encodes MKQTNKFLSFLLVIVAAGSMFANAQQKTYDAYRLYDNNGKTIDYQQMVRQLSKADVVFLGEIHNCAITHWLELRILQSLYLVHGKNLALGMEMFEADNQLILNEYLQGLIFSDRFEEEARIWPNYVTDYAPIVNFARENKIPTVATNVPRRYAAMVKEHGLAFIDSLSKEAKEFFPPLPIPYEPNPQAEQGFAMMRMLGGGKSNKDNSHLSEAQALKDATMAWHIAQTSTPKMLHINGNIHTDGNSGIITYLRKYAPKKKIITLRTVRQEDITFLDDTYKGLADYYLCVPEDMTNTY; translated from the coding sequence ATGAAACAAACAAATAAATTTCTATCCTTTCTACTTGTTATAGTAGCAGCAGGATCCATGTTCGCAAATGCGCAACAGAAAACTTATGATGCGTATCGATTATACGACAACAATGGCAAAACTATCGATTATCAACAAATGGTGCGACAACTATCAAAGGCAGACGTCGTATTTTTAGGCGAGATACATAATTGTGCCATTACTCACTGGTTAGAGTTACGCATTCTGCAATCACTCTATTTGGTACATGGAAAAAATTTGGCATTAGGTATGGAGATGTTCGAAGCCGACAATCAACTCATTCTTAATGAATATTTGCAAGGACTTATTTTCTCTGACAGATTCGAAGAAGAGGCGCGTATATGGCCCAATTACGTTACAGATTATGCGCCAATTGTCAACTTCGCTCGTGAAAACAAGATACCAACTGTGGCAACAAATGTACCAAGAAGATATGCGGCAATGGTTAAAGAACACGGGTTAGCATTCATTGATTCACTTTCTAAAGAAGCCAAGGAGTTTTTCCCTCCATTACCCATTCCCTACGAGCCAAACCCACAAGCCGAACAAGGATTTGCCATGATGAGAATGTTGGGTGGTGGAAAATCAAATAAAGATAACAGCCACCTTTCTGAAGCACAGGCACTCAAAGATGCAACAATGGCATGGCATATCGCACAAACCTCCACTCCTAAGATGTTGCATATAAATGGAAATATCCACACTGATGGCAACAGTGGCATTATCACCTACCTAAGGAAATATGCCCCCAAGAAAAAAATAATTACTCTGCGTACTGTGCGACAAGAAGATATTACATTTTTAGATGATACATACAAGGGATTAGCAGATTATTACCTTTGTGTGCCGGAGGATATGACAAATACATATTAG
- a CDS encoding MATE family efflux transporter, whose amino-acid sequence MGNKAATLELGTKPVGALLMQYAMPAVIAMTASSLYNMIDRIFIGQVVGPLAISGLAITFPLMNLSAAFGAAVGVGSSTAISVKLGQKDYDIAENVLGNSVTLNIIIGLAFGIICLIFLDPIILFFGASENTLPYARDYMQVILIGNIISHMYFGMNNVLRAASKPKHAMYATMFTVVMNIILDAIFILWWGWGIRGAAFATIISQAMALVWQLKLFSNPNELLHLKRGIYRLKSDLVKNIIGIGISPFLMNACACIIVIFMNNQFVRYGGDMAVGAYGIANSIAVVFIMFVMGINQGMQPIAGYNYGAMQLDRVMRVLQLSIIAATVIMTVGWAIAMFIPYYCVRLFTSDPTLIEMSIKGVRIDLLMFPVVGAQMVITNFFQCIGKVKISIFLSLSRQLLFLLPLLAILPPMFGIDGVWASLPASDLVAVIVAVTMMTIYMKKFKIQHKESTNGTQKEDNH is encoded by the coding sequence ATGGGTAATAAAGCAGCAACATTAGAATTAGGAACCAAACCTGTTGGCGCTCTACTGATGCAATACGCCATGCCGGCCGTGATTGCCATGACGGCATCATCGTTATATAATATGATAGATCGCATTTTCATCGGTCAGGTGGTGGGTCCGTTAGCTATTTCAGGATTAGCTATTACCTTTCCACTCATGAACTTGTCTGCTGCTTTTGGTGCTGCTGTAGGTGTAGGATCGTCTACTGCTATTTCTGTGAAATTGGGACAGAAGGACTACGATATTGCCGAGAATGTATTGGGCAACTCTGTTACATTAAATATTATTATAGGACTTGCCTTCGGAATTATCTGCTTAATCTTTTTAGATCCCATCATTTTATTTTTCGGAGCCAGTGAAAACACCTTGCCTTATGCACGAGACTATATGCAAGTTATCTTAATTGGTAACATCATATCGCACATGTATTTTGGCATGAACAACGTGCTGCGGGCGGCCAGCAAGCCCAAGCACGCCATGTACGCCACCATGTTTACCGTGGTTATGAATATTATCCTCGATGCCATCTTTATCCTTTGGTGGGGCTGGGGTATTCGAGGAGCCGCTTTCGCAACGATTATTTCACAAGCCATGGCATTGGTTTGGCAGCTCAAGTTGTTTAGCAACCCCAATGAGTTGTTGCATCTTAAAAGAGGTATCTATCGCCTTAAGTCCGATTTGGTGAAAAATATCATCGGCATTGGCATCTCTCCTTTCTTGATGAACGCTTGCGCTTGCATCATTGTTATATTCATGAACAATCAGTTTGTGCGCTATGGAGGTGACATGGCAGTAGGAGCTTATGGCATCGCCAATAGTATCGCCGTAGTTTTCATCATGTTCGTTATGGGCATCAATCAAGGAATGCAGCCTATTGCTGGCTACAATTACGGTGCAATGCAGCTGGATCGGGTGATGAGGGTTTTACAGTTATCCATTATAGCTGCCACGGTTATCATGACAGTTGGCTGGGCTATCGCCATGTTCATACCCTATTACTGCGTGCGTCTCTTTACAAGCGACCCGACACTCATTGAGATGTCTATCAAAGGTGTGCGCATTGACCTGCTGATGTTCCCTGTTGTCGGGGCGCAGATGGTTATTACCAACTTTTTTCAGTGTATCGGAAAAGTAAAAATTAGCATTTTCTTGTCTTTATCCCGGCAGCTACTTTTCTTATTACCTCTGCTGGCTATCCTACCTCCCATGTTTGGAATAGATGGCGTATGGGCCTCACTACCTGCTTCAGACCTTGTTGCTGTCATCGTGGCTGTGACGATGATGACGATTTATATGAAGAAATTCAAAATACAACATAAAGAATCTACCAATGGAACACAAAAAGAAGATAATCATTAA
- a CDS encoding outer membrane beta-barrel protein, with protein sequence MKKGFLALFLVAFAAITCWGQSTFKPKFERQPWDTYVGVKGGAIYSNLTALHGEAKITGMGGIYTEAFLTKSFAIQTELTFSHHGSHNAISLASPEAGATFDYRLNYINTDFLFKQYIADRLGLYTGIHAAYAITMECNGKSIKKELYRSDVTIPVGLCFVWHNVCLDARYQYPFRKLAKTDKAKAIMGNSRNSSIILTLGYRFRVF encoded by the coding sequence ATGAAAAAAGGTTTTTTGGCACTTTTTCTTGTAGCCTTTGCTGCTATCACCTGCTGGGGACAAAGCACTTTCAAGCCCAAATTCGAACGCCAACCATGGGATACCTACGTGGGAGTAAAAGGTGGCGCCATCTATTCTAATCTGACAGCTTTGCATGGTGAAGCCAAGATCACCGGGATGGGAGGAATATATACCGAAGCCTTCCTTACCAAATCGTTTGCCATCCAAACCGAATTGACCTTTTCTCACCATGGCAGCCACAATGCCATCTCCTTAGCTTCACCAGAGGCAGGGGCCACATTCGACTATCGATTGAACTATATCAATACCGACTTTTTATTCAAGCAATACATCGCAGACAGACTGGGACTATACACCGGTATTCATGCAGCATACGCCATCACGATGGAATGCAACGGAAAAAGCATCAAAAAAGAATTGTACAGGAGTGACGTGACCATCCCCGTGGGACTCTGCTTCGTATGGCACAACGTATGTCTGGATGCCCGTTACCAATATCCTTTCAGAAAACTTGCCAAGACTGACAAAGCAAAGGCCATCATGGGAAACAGCAGAAACTCCTCCATCATCCTCACGCTTGGCTACAGGTTCAGGGTTTTCTAA
- a CDS encoding GNAT family N-acetyltransferase, translated as MFDIRRYTKADEERWNGYVAKAKNATFLFDRSYMSYHEDRFNDYSLMFYKDEKLYAMLPAHRVDDTLYSHFGLTYGGLIMDQQVRTADILVLFEELNQHLRNHGFKQVVYRPTPSIYHLIPAEEDLYALFKVCNAQLVARSISSVIDLTHPLKWSENRRRGVKQCMKNGIEIKLSNDFAAFWRVLDDNLMNKYGAKPVHSLQEIELLHQRLPHHILLYVACKDNMVLGGTVLYLTPNVVHTQYISASPEGKQLRVIDGLFHFLLHQSWDKRQYFDFGTSTLQDGHLLNASLIHQKEGFGGRAICYDTYQWDI; from the coding sequence ATGTTTGACATTCGTAGATACACCAAAGCTGATGAAGAACGATGGAACGGCTATGTAGCAAAGGCAAAAAATGCCACGTTCTTGTTCGACAGAAGCTACATGAGCTACCACGAAGACAGGTTCAATGACTATTCGTTGATGTTCTACAAAGACGAAAAGCTGTATGCCATGCTGCCCGCCCATCGTGTTGACGACACCCTGTATTCGCATTTTGGACTGACATACGGTGGTCTCATCATGGATCAACAAGTGAGAACCGCCGACATCCTCGTGCTGTTTGAAGAGCTTAACCAACACCTTCGCAATCATGGATTCAAGCAAGTGGTGTACCGTCCCACACCTTCTATCTATCACCTGATACCTGCCGAAGAGGATTTGTACGCACTCTTCAAAGTCTGCAACGCCCAATTAGTGGCACGAAGCATTTCTTCTGTCATTGATTTGACGCATCCCCTAAAATGGAGTGAGAACCGTAGACGCGGTGTTAAACAATGCATGAAAAATGGCATCGAAATCAAACTTAGCAACGATTTTGCCGCTTTTTGGCGGGTGTTGGATGACAATTTGATGAACAAATACGGTGCGAAACCCGTTCATAGCTTGCAGGAAATAGAACTGTTGCACCAGCGTCTCCCCCATCACATTCTGTTATATGTGGCATGCAAAGATAACATGGTGTTAGGAGGAACCGTTCTTTATCTCACGCCCAACGTGGTGCATACGCAATATATCTCGGCATCGCCCGAAGGAAAGCAACTGCGTGTCATCGATGGGCTGTTCCATTTCTTACTCCATCAGTCGTGGGACAAACGACAATATTTTGATTTTGGCACGTCTACCCTGCAAGATGGGCATCTGCTCAACGCCTCCCTCATTCATCAAAAAGAGGGGTTTGGCGGTCGTGCTATATGTTATGACACTTATCAATGGGATATATGA
- a CDS encoding sugar 3,4-ketoisomerase, with protein MEAKIIDLVKIIDPRGNLTVAEGCKDVPFDVKRVYWVYDVPAGENRGGHAHKQCQEFIIALSGSFHVTLDNGREQVTVLLNHPYQGLFVDTSTWRTLDDFSSGAVCLVLASESFDEADYIREYDAFLEYIKQK; from the coding sequence TTGGAAGCGAAAATCATTGACTTAGTCAAGATAATAGACCCCAGAGGAAACCTTACTGTTGCCGAAGGTTGCAAGGATGTACCCTTTGATGTGAAGCGGGTGTATTGGGTGTACGATGTTCCGGCTGGCGAAAACAGAGGTGGACACGCCCACAAACAATGCCAAGAGTTCATCATTGCTCTCAGCGGCAGCTTCCATGTAACGCTCGACAACGGTCGGGAGCAGGTGACGGTCTTGCTGAATCACCCCTATCAAGGGCTTTTTGTCGACACGAGTACCTGGCGAACACTCGACGATTTCTCGTCGGGTGCCGTGTGCTTGGTATTGGCTTCTGAGAGCTTTGACGAAGCTGATTATATAAGAGAATATGATGCTTTCTTGGAATACATCAAGCAAAAGTAA
- a CDS encoding DegT/DnrJ/EryC1/StrS family aminotransferase, translating to MIPYLSLQRVTNEHLAVIKQAVNKVVESGWYLQGQAVQTFEKQYAEYIGTQHCVSCANGLDALTLILRAYMELGEMHEGDEIIVPSNTYIATILSITANHLVPVLVEPRIDTLEIDDNLIEQAITEHTKGIMLVHLYGRCAYTEKIGKLCQKHHLKLLEDNAQAHGCLYSEGHRTGSLGDAAAHSFYPSKNLGALGDAGAVTTDDAKLANVIRSLGNYGSSRKYVFDYKGRNSRMDELQAAVLSVKLKYLDEENTRRQEIAHYYLTHIHNAEITLPSHDSTGNVWHVFPVLTQYPDELQRHLNSMGIQTNIHYPIPPHKQQAYKEWNDRSYPIAEKIHHHEVSIPLNQTLTNDEVKTIVNALNTYHLKK from the coding sequence ATGATACCCTATTTATCTTTACAACGAGTAACCAATGAACACCTGGCAGTGATAAAACAAGCTGTCAATAAAGTAGTTGAGAGTGGTTGGTATCTGCAAGGTCAGGCGGTACAAACGTTTGAAAAACAATATGCCGAATACATTGGCACGCAACATTGCGTGAGTTGCGCCAACGGACTGGATGCGCTCACCCTCATACTCAGAGCTTACATGGAGCTGGGCGAGATGCATGAAGGCGATGAAATCATCGTTCCATCCAACACCTACATCGCCACCATTCTATCGATTACGGCCAACCATCTGGTACCCGTACTGGTGGAACCACGCATAGACACCCTTGAAATTGACGACAACTTGATAGAGCAGGCCATCACCGAACACACCAAAGGCATCATGCTGGTGCACCTGTATGGACGTTGTGCATACACAGAAAAGATAGGTAAGCTCTGTCAAAAACATCATCTGAAGCTGCTGGAAGATAACGCACAGGCACACGGTTGCCTGTACAGTGAGGGGCATCGCACCGGGTCGTTAGGAGATGCAGCGGCTCATAGCTTTTATCCCAGCAAGAACTTGGGCGCATTGGGCGATGCAGGAGCCGTGACAACCGATGATGCCAAACTGGCAAACGTCATCAGATCGCTGGGCAATTACGGCTCATCACGAAAATATGTCTTTGACTATAAAGGAAGAAACAGCAGGATGGACGAGCTGCAGGCTGCCGTATTGAGCGTAAAACTCAAGTATCTGGATGAGGAAAACACAAGAAGACAAGAGATAGCCCACTACTATCTCACGCACATTCACAACGCAGAAATCACGCTTCCTTCACACGATTCAACCGGAAACGTGTGGCATGTGTTCCCCGTGCTGACACAATATCCAGACGAACTGCAAAGACACTTAAACAGCATGGGCATACAAACCAATATCCACTACCCCATACCTCCCCACAAACAGCAGGCATACAAAGAGTGGAACGACCGCTCCTACCCCATTGCCGAAAAGATTCATCATCACGAAGTGAGCATTCCGTTGAACCAAACGCTCACGAATGATGAGGTAAAAACCATTGTCAACGCACTGAACACGTATCACTTGAAAAAATAA
- a CDS encoding fibrobacter succinogenes major paralogous domain-containing protein yields the protein MKRKIILSFVLSAIAVSINAQEYNMKINKVNGEVLTIATSEIKDVMFEEIKGKEEEPQDEPRFITMGDKKWAMGNLVYDNGKWRIAANQWEYFNAVYGKAGEGNTKCKLSDTQVDHFRWGVLGNAAITQGADAVKAFGNGPWDIYNISGKMYKDIDCKDETKNFDEAKYGDLAFWATKGKWRMPSKSDWNYLKDGCDWQLGYITLNNGKQLYGCLITEAAGDFGETNTIAKEFSKAEVEKNLFLPLAGYRFENKIKNAGYGGYYWTSQLFNKTDNYAFEVSFDRDGFYINQNGGDANNGNCIRPILVETK from the coding sequence ATGAAAAGAAAAATCATTCTCTCGTTTGTTTTATCAGCTATTGCGGTAAGTATCAATGCTCAAGAATACAACATGAAGATAAACAAAGTAAACGGTGAAGTTCTTACTATTGCAACAAGCGAAATCAAAGATGTCATGTTTGAAGAGATAAAAGGCAAGGAGGAAGAGCCACAAGATGAACCACGCTTTATTACCATGGGCGATAAAAAATGGGCAATGGGGAACCTTGTTTATGATAATGGAAAGTGGCGAATTGCTGCCAACCAATGGGAGTACTTCAATGCTGTCTATGGAAAAGCTGGCGAAGGAAATACCAAATGTAAACTCAGTGATACGCAAGTAGATCATTTCAGATGGGGAGTATTAGGCAATGCAGCCATAACACAGGGAGCAGACGCTGTAAAGGCCTTTGGTAATGGGCCTTGGGATATTTACAACATCTCTGGAAAAATGTATAAAGATATTGATTGTAAAGATGAGACCAAGAACTTCGACGAAGCAAAATATGGTGATTTGGCATTTTGGGCTACGAAAGGTAAATGGCGCATGCCGTCTAAATCCGATTGGAATTACTTAAAAGATGGGTGCGATTGGCAGTTAGGTTATATTACATTAAATAACGGCAAGCAACTTTATGGCTGTCTGATTACAGAAGCGGCAGGAGATTTTGGCGAAACAAATACCATAGCTAAAGAGTTCTCGAAAGCTGAAGTAGAGAAAAATCTCTTTTTGCCATTAGCAGGGTATCGCTTTGAAAACAAGATAAAAAATGCTGGATATGGTGGTTATTATTGGACAAGCCAACTGTTCAATAAAACAGATAATTATGCTTTTGAAGTATCGTTCGACCGCGATGGATTCTACATTAATCAAAATGGTGGCGATGCTAATAATGGAAACTGTATCAGACCTATCTTGGTAGAAACCAAATAA
- the rfbB gene encoding dTDP-glucose 4,6-dehydratase, whose protein sequence is MKTYLVTGAAGFIGANFIKYLLDKKYKNEDIKVIILDALTYAGNLGTIKNDIDNKRCFFVKGDIRDRALADKLFAEHDIDFVVNFAAESHVDRSIEDPQLFLSVNILGTQNLMDAARRAWVTGKDAQGYPTWKAGKRYHQVSTDEVYGSLGAEGFFTEQTPLCPHSPYSASKTSADMIVMAYRDTYRMPVSITRCSNNYGPYHFPEKLIPLIIKNILEGKQLPVYGKGDNVRDWLYVEDHCKAIDMVVREGKEGEVYNVGGHNEMKNIDIVKLTIKTIHDMMQQDKDLRKVLKKQEVDEQGNIKIDWINDSLITFVADRLGHDQRYAIDPTKIKNDLGWYPETMFADGIVKTIKWNLQHQDWINEVTSGDYQKYYEQMYGNR, encoded by the coding sequence ATGAAAACATACTTAGTGACAGGAGCCGCAGGCTTCATCGGAGCCAACTTCATCAAGTATCTTCTTGACAAAAAGTACAAGAACGAAGACATCAAGGTGATTATACTGGATGCACTGACCTACGCAGGCAATCTGGGTACTATCAAGAATGACATTGACAACAAACGTTGCTTCTTCGTAAAAGGCGACATCAGAGACAGGGCTTTGGCAGACAAGTTGTTTGCTGAACACGATATAGACTTTGTCGTAAACTTTGCCGCTGAGAGCCATGTGGACCGCAGTATCGAGGACCCACAATTGTTTCTTTCGGTGAACATACTTGGCACTCAAAACCTCATGGACGCTGCCCGAAGGGCTTGGGTCACGGGCAAAGATGCACAAGGTTATCCCACTTGGAAAGCTGGCAAACGCTATCATCAGGTTTCTACCGATGAGGTTTACGGCTCATTGGGCGCAGAAGGATTCTTTACAGAACAAACTCCGCTGTGTCCGCACAGTCCCTATAGTGCGTCAAAGACCAGTGCCGACATGATTGTCATGGCTTATCGCGACACCTACCGCATGCCCGTGAGCATCACGCGATGCTCTAATAACTACGGTCCTTATCACTTTCCAGAGAAGTTGATACCGCTCATTATCAAAAATATCCTTGAGGGTAAGCAACTTCCTGTATACGGCAAAGGCGACAATGTGCGCGACTGGCTCTATGTAGAAGACCACTGCAAAGCCATTGACATGGTGGTGCGAGAGGGTAAAGAAGGCGAGGTGTACAATGTAGGTGGGCATAACGAGATGAAAAACATCGATATTGTGAAGCTCACTATCAAGACCATTCACGACATGATGCAGCAGGATAAAGACCTGAGAAAGGTGCTGAAGAAGCAAGAGGTGGATGAACAAGGCAACATTAAGATTGATTGGATTAACGACAGCCTGATTACTTTTGTTGCTGATAGATTGGGACACGACCAGCGTTATGCTATTGATCCTACAAAGATAAAGAACGATTTGGGGTGGTATCCTGAAACTATGTTTGCCGATGGAATTGTGAAAACCATTAAATGGAACCTACAACATCAGGATTGGATCAACGAGGTAACCTCTGGAGACTACCAAAAATACTACGAACAAATGTACGGTAACCGATAA